CTCAACTTTCGCAGGCTAAAAAAATCGACAAGTTATTGTAATTATTAAACAAAAGCGCCATCAACTGTGGTAAAATTGGTTATCGCCAAACAACCAAAAATCCCTCAGGAGATGACGCTTTGGACCGTATTGTAGCAGAACTTGTGTCATGTCAGAACCAAATTGATTCGTTCTTTGTCAATCAGCGCATCGCCTTGCTCTTGCGGCAAAGCAATATCCTCAAGCAGTGTGGCATCGCCCCGGTGGCGGTGATGCGATTTGTCTTCTGTCTGGCGTTTACCGGAAAGAATCTGTTTCGCTACCTGCAAACCGCCGACTCCCACGCCGAGATCGGCAAGGATACGGTCTATCGGTTTTTGAACTCGGTGCATGCCAACTGGCGAAAATTTCTGCACCTACTGAGCGCAGCGGTAATCCGCAAACACCTTGTGCCGCTGAGTGCGCAAGAGACGCCCAAGGTGTTCATCGTCGATGACTCGCTCTACAACCGCAACCGCAGCAAGAAGGTGGAACTGCTGGCGCGCGTTCATGACCACAATGACAAGCGCTATTACCGCGGATTTCGCTTGCTGACGCTGGGGTGGTCCGACGGCGCAACCTATGTGCCGGTTTCCTTTTCCCTGCTGAGTTCGGCCAACCCGAAAAACCGGCTGACCGAGATGGCCGAGGTGGACAAACGCACCAACGGATTCAGGCGGCGGCGCGAGAGCCTGCACAAGGCCCCCGAGATGCTCAAGGAGCTTTTGAACCAGGCCCGCCGCAACGGGCTGCGTGCCGACTATCTGCTCTTTGACAGCTGGTTTGCTTTCCCCTCGGTCATCCTCGGGGTGCTTGAGCAAAACCAGCCGGTCATCTGCATGCTCAAGGCGATGAAGACCCTCACTTACGGCTACAAGGGGCTGCAACTCAGCCTGAATGATCTGTACCGGGAGGTGCGCAAGCGCAGCGGCCGGGCCAAGATTCTCGCCTCGGTTGTGGTGGAACTGGGCACCGATGCCAAGGGCTCGCCCGTGGCGGCCAAAATCGTTTTTGTTCGAGATCGCAGTAGCAAAAAATGGCTGGCGCTGCTCTCCACCGACATCGAATTGGCCGAGGAGCAGATCATCCGGCTCTACAAGCGGCGCTGGGACATCGAGGTGTTCTTCAAAATCACCAAGAGCTACCTCCATCTGGCCAAGGAGTTTCAGAGCCGCAGCTACGATGCGCTCATCGCACATACGAGCATTGTTTTTGCCCGCTACATCATGCTGGCGCTGGCACGGCGCACGAGCAAGGATCCGCGGACCCTGGGCAGTTTGTTCCATGCCGGCTGTGATGAGATGCGCCAGGTGAGTTTTGCCGAGGCGCTCAAGCTGCTCTTGGAGCAGTTGGTGCAACTGGTCAAGAGCTTTGCCGAATCGATTGCCCAACCGATTCAGGCGATGCTGGAGGCCTTTATGCAGCAAATCCCGGGCTTAATGCGACGCTCTTTGCTGCTTCCGACCGCTAAAATCTAAAAGATCAACGCAGTTTCGGGCCCTTATCACCGCATTGGGCGGTGCGAAAGTTGAGCACGAAACCTTCCGCGTCGATGTGGTGACGGAGAGCCTTCTTGTGTTTGTCGTCGGAAATGGCAGTTTCCATACCACGGCCACCTGGGATCATATGCCGGACACCAGCATCGCGGAGCCGGTGAAAATCCTCGTCGACACCACCCCCAAAGGCGACCAAGCCTACATCGCCTTCGACCGGACACCCGCAGACACAACGGCCCTGGGCATCGCCGGAGACGCCCTGGATCCGGCCGCCGCCGCGCGGGCCGCCCTGGCCCGCCTCGACGGCGCCCTGGCTTTGACATCCAGCTACCGAGGCATCTACGGCGCCAAAATGAACGCCCTGGATCAACGCACCGCCATCATGGAGCAGGGTGTTCTCACCCACAGCGCCGCCCTGACCCGCATTCAGGACGCAGACATCGCCCAGGAAACCTCGGCCCTGACGCGCTCTTCCATCCAGCGCGAAGCCGCAACGGCGTTGCTGGCACAGGCCAATCAGCAGCCGCAGTTGCTGTTGGGTCTGCTGAAATAGCTGATCGGCCCTACCCCGGCAAAATCGTGATGCACAGGCAATCGGCTTCGGCGTAGAGATTGCCGGCATCATCGCACAGCCGCCCGCGCACCAGCACTTTTCTGCCCTTCACCGAGACGATCTCGGTTTCCACGCGCGCCACCAGTTTGAGCGGCAGCAAGCGGCGGAAATGCACGTTGAGATTGCCCACCACGATGGGATATCCGGCGGCCCAGGCCGCCAGGCCCAGCACCTCGTCGAGCACCGCCGCCATGCTGCCGCCGTGGGCATGGCCGGGCGGTCCTTCCGTCTCCTCGCCGAACCAGGCGAGGGCCACCAGATCATTCTTCTCGTCGCGAAAATAGCGCAGGCGAAAGCGGTTGCCCTGGGGGTCGCCGCTGACGAAGCGCAGGGATTTGCCCACCAGGGAGGGGGCATCGAAGGGCGTCCATTGGGGTTGTCGCAGGCGATCGAAGTCGGGGGCCGTGTCCATGGGATAAAACGTCCTTTCCTGATTTTTTGCAGGGATTGCGAGGGGCGCTCCCGCGGTCCGCGGGATGCCGATCTCGCTTGAATCCATGCTCTTTTCTGAGTTAAAGTTCTTGAAAAACCGCGCCTTCGCCCAGGCCGGACGCTTGTCGAGCCATCGATTTTCAGGAGCAGAATTCTTGTCCGTGAACCCTTCGTCTCCACCCACAACCGATCACAATGACAGCCATCATCTGTTCGAGGATCCCCGCCACCGGAAATTTTCCTTCGTCTGGCTTCTGACCCTGCTCGGACCCTTCGTGCTCTCGGCCGGGCTGTTGATCCTGCTCTATGTGACCCATGGCTGGGCCTATGTCAAGAACCTGCTGCTGACCGCCCTGGCGGTGTTCTTCTTTTTCGGCCGCTTCGTGATTCTCGGCGGCGAGGCCGGCGGCATGGATGAAGCCACGCGCTTTTTCACCTCGGGAGAACTGGCGCTGCTGGTGTTCTACATGGATACCATGGTCGCCTGCCTGCTGGCCTTTCACATCGGCTTCGTCTTTCGCCTGCCCTATCTCGGCGCCAAGCTGCGCCTGCTCATGGACGACGGCAAGTTCATCCTCGCGGCCAACCCCTGGATGAAACGCGCCACCTTTCTCGGCATCGTGGCCTTCGTCACCTCTCCCCTGGCCGCCACGGGCAGCGTGGGCGGCTCGATTTTCGGCCGCCTGCTGGGCATGTCGCGCCTGGGCACCTTTCTCGGCGCGGTGACCGGCAGCGCCATCGGCTGTTCCATCATGTACTTCGGCGCGGCCCTCATCAACCGCTACCTCGACCGCGACAACCCTTGGCTGACCATCGCCGGCATCCTGTTCGTCGCCCTGGTGATCCTGCTGCTCAACCACCGCTACCGCAGCATGAAGGCCGAATGGTACGCCAACCAGGACAAGAACAAGAAGAATTAAAGCCCAAAGCGCGCATGCCAGGCATCAAACACCGCGACCTTTTCCGCACCGTGGCGCAGCAGCGCCTTGCGCACCTGTTCGGGCGTTTTGGGGCCGGGTGATTTGCGCGGATTCTTGCTGAAGAACAGATCGGCATAGGTGACGATCTCTTCCTCCAGAGACAAGGGCAGCATATCGCGCGCGGGCAGGGGCAGGCGCTGGGCGCGAATTTCGGCGGCGCTCAGGCCCACGCCGATGTGGCGCTCGCACACTAGGGCGTGACGCGGCAAACCTTCGGCGTCGAGCAGTTTACGCCCCGCGACGCCATGGCACAGATAGGGCAGCGTGCCGCGACAGCCGATCTCCGGCGCATGGACGGCGCGGATGCCGATGTCGTGCAGCAGCGCCGCTTCCTCCACAAAGACAAGATCCACGGTCTGCGGCAAGCGGCAGGCAATGCGCAGCGCCATCGCGGCAACGGCCCGGCTGTGCGCGAGCAGAATGCCGTGGGTCGGTTCCTCGGGCGGATAGTATTTGTCGAGTAGCGCAAGCACCTGCGTCATTGATGCAAACCCTTTGGCGAAAGGCCCAGACCATGCTCATTCAACGAGACGTTAAACCCATCCTGCATCGCAAAAAATGCCCGGCGTGCGGCTATTATACCGTCTACCAGGCGATTCCGGCCGGAGAAAAAGCCACCGACACCTGCACCCATTGTCGGCACGAAATCAGCCTTGCCTGGGACAAGGAAATCAAGGCCGCGATCAAGAATACCGAGAAAATGCTCCGCGATCTGGAAGAAATCTATCCCGAACTCAAGACGCTGAAGAACCCGGGCGATCATACCCTGCTGGAATAGCCAGCCACGAATCCAGCCCAATTTATAAAAATTTATTTATGAAAAACACGCTTGACATCCTGCTGTAATCGTATTATCCAATCAACGGATTGCACCTTCTATTATTGAATTCGGGGAGAACACGGGCATGAGGGGTGCCTTTTCGCCAGGTTGAGCCATATCTGAAGCCCAGGAACTCGTCGATACGAGCCTCTGGGCTTTTTTTCGTCCAGGGACCGACGCCATGGAGCAACTCTGCAACCAGTGTCTGCCGGTCCTAAGTATTCAATTTTTTAGACAGGAGGAAAACAACGATGACGACAAAGGCAGATTGCATCGCGCGGCGCAAATTCATCCGCAACGTCGGCGCGGGGTTGGCTGTCGCCACCCTGACAACGCCCACGCTGGCGGAGGCCGCAAAAAAGGCTGCGAAGATGCCGGCGATGGATTTCGAGTTCGCCATTCTCGATCCCATTCCCCTCATCCCCCGCGAGAGGGTCTATAAGGCTTCCCGCAAAAGCGTATGGCTTTTCAAAAACGCCGAGGCAAAAGAGGCGGGAAACGGTCTGGAGTTGAACAGCATGGCCGCCATGATTGCTCAGATGTGTGACGGCACACGCAATATAGACATGATCATCGAGGCGACCGCCGAGATTTTTTACTCCGACAAGGCCAGTCTGAGGCCCCGCATCGTAGCTTTTCTCCAACAACTTTTCGAGGACGGATACCTCGTTTTTGCTTCCGCGGCGACGATCCCGCAAGAAAAAAGAGTGCGCGGCATGACGTTGCTGTCGCGAAGGGACAATTCAATTAAAATCTCGGCAAAGAATAAATCATTCAATTATTAAACAACTGAGAGAGAAAATAAAAATGAATAAAAATTATCATATAACCGAAGAATGCACAGGCTGTGAAGCATGCGTACCAAGTTGCCCCATCGACGTTATATATTATGATTCACAGAAATCAATTTATGCGATAGACGAAGAGCAATGTATGTCTTGCGGGTCTTGTGTGGCTGAATGCCCAGTTAATGCAATTATAGAGCCTTATTGATCAAATCTCGCGCCCCTTTGGAGGTCCGAAGGGGCGCCACCATTCAATCAAAGTTGTTCAGCCCCCCTATTAGAACTATTTCAGGATTTCCTGGATCTGACCAATCCAAGCAATTGAGTTAAAAAAACAAACACAACAGATCGCCTAAGCCATGGGCCGATCCTTGAAGGTTATATCTGTGCATTAAGCAGCAGGCGGAAGGATGCCAAAGCCAGCGTCCCAGTTGGCGTGTGGCATATTTGCCTGTTGCCACAAAAAGAAATCGATTCTCCCAAGACCTTTCAGTGCCATAGGCCGTTGATGTGCCAGCGCGGAAGCTTTCTTTGCGGGGAGACCGGTTCCAGCCACAAGTCCGCTCCTTCGTCGAAGGGTTCATTGACGGATGAGCGGGAACTGTGCGCAAGTTGCATCAATCGTCGCACCCGCTCCTCGGTTGCCGGATGGGTTCGGAGCAGCGAGGGTTCGGGGATTCGGTATCCCGGGAAAAGTACTTGCCACAAGGATCTTTGGCTTCGTTCGAGCTTGATCAGCGCACGGGCTAAGCCTTCGGGATCGCCGGTCAATTCGGCGGCAAAGAGGTCGGCTTGGTATTCGCGAACTCGCGACAATCCCAACTGAGTGAGGGCGCTGAGTTGCGGCGCGAAAAGGAGAATCCAAACCACCATCCAGTTGATGCGCATATCCGTGAAGAGGAACATCGGCAGATAGACCAGCAGAAGGATCTGACCTGTCGTCGACAAGATGCTGGTGAGACGGGTGGCCATGTCGGCAAGACTCATCACGCGAATATCGTTGTTGCGGATATGGCTGATTTCGTGGGCCAAAACGCCTGTAAGCTCACGCCGGTCTAGAGTACCGAGCAGTCCGGAGGTCAGTCCCAGGGCCGCATGGCGGCGAGTGCCCACGGCAAAGGCATTCACCATGGCGGTCGGCAGATAATAAAGCCTCGGCGGAGTCGCGAGTCCGGCGCGCCGCGAGAGTTCGTGCGTCAGTCGGTAAAGTTGCGGTGCTTCGCCCGTGCCAAGGGGGCGCGCCCGATACAGACGCATGACTAGATGAGGCGAGGCGGCAGGGCTGAACAGAGCGAACAATCCGCCGAGCAGCAACAGCCAGATCAATCCGCTCTTGCCCCACAATAGCCATCCCAGCAAGGCAAGATAACCACCGAGAAACAACAGCAATGCCAGGGTATGCAGGCGATTGATCAGGGCATGCCGCACAAAGAAATTCATCGATATTCCGCCTTCCCTAACTGCATCGATGATGGGTGCGCGGAGACAGGTCGCGCGCACGTGGCGCTTCTTCAGGTGTGGCGTGTCGAATCCGCGGCAACCTGTTCGCGAAGGGCATCTTCTCTTTTCTGATCGCGTTCCCGCATCAACCAGTACACCACACCCAGCGCCAGTACCGCGCCTGATAGGGCGGCGATTTTCCCCGGCGCGGCGCCCGGTTCAAGAATGATGAACTTGCGCGATAGCGCGATGAGAGAAATCAGGATGACGGTCTTGACTTGGATGATGCTGTCGTGTCGCAAGGCGACCCGAATTATGGAGTGCTTGAACTCCATCGCGATCAGCAAGGTCATGATCATACCGAAGACGGTCTGAAAAACATTGTGATCCAGAGGGTCAAGGGCTCCTTGGATTAGGAGCGTAAATACGGCTCGGATTAATTGCATCATGGATACGATAATGACAACAGCAATTACACCAGAGAGTATCAGCGCAACAATCTGCTCGAAGCGCTGATAAAATGTCATAATGTCCCATTGCATTCGAATGGTTTTTAACTCTTCGTCACTGATGAATTTTTTCATGGCATGCCCATTTTATGGTGCTTGGCGGAAAACATTCCCGGCTTTCTGTTCAGAAACAAAATGTAATCCCAGGGTTTTGCCAAGTCAAGCAGCTGATTTAAAACGAAAATTTCAAAATTCCCGTAAATGGGTCGTTGAAAAATCTTCGATAGGCCGACGTGACCCGACCCAGAATACGGCACCCACCGCGGCAGTCGCCCCCCAAGTTGAATTTGACCGTCAAGGACGGCCATAGGGTGATTTTTTCCAGGTCGACATGGCTCCTGCTCATGTTATCTTATTAAATCTTAGGCCCGTTCGCCCCCCTCTTTCGCCCTGAACCCGCCGCGCCCGCAAGGGTCGGCCCAGCCCCTAAAGTGAGCCGATGAATCTCGCCGAACGTTTCAAGGATGCCTGCGGCTTCGGCCTGCTGGCGCAGATCA
The sequence above is a segment of the Geoalkalibacter sp. genome. Coding sequences within it:
- a CDS encoding IS4 family transposase — translated: MDRIVAELVSCQNQIDSFFVNQRIALLLRQSNILKQCGIAPVAVMRFVFCLAFTGKNLFRYLQTADSHAEIGKDTVYRFLNSVHANWRKFLHLLSAAVIRKHLVPLSAQETPKVFIVDDSLYNRNRSKKVELLARVHDHNDKRYYRGFRLLTLGWSDGATYVPVSFSLLSSANPKNRLTEMAEVDKRTNGFRRRRESLHKAPEMLKELLNQARRNGLRADYLLFDSWFAFPSVILGVLEQNQPVICMLKAMKTLTYGYKGLQLSLNDLYREVRKRSGRAKILASVVVELGTDAKGSPVAAKIVFVRDRSSKKWLALLSTDIELAEEQIIRLYKRRWDIEVFFKITKSYLHLAKEFQSRSYDALIAHTSIVFARYIMLALARRTSKDPRTLGSLFHAGCDEMRQVSFAEALKLLLEQLVQLVKSFAESIAQPIQAMLEAFMQQIPGLMRRSLLLPTAKI
- a CDS encoding flagellin, producing the protein MPDTSIAEPVKILVDTTPKGDQAYIAFDRTPADTTALGIAGDALDPAAAARAALARLDGALALTSSYRGIYGAKMNALDQRTAIMEQGVLTHSAALTRIQDADIAQETSALTRSSIQREAATALLAQANQQPQLLLGLLK
- a CDS encoding PaaI family thioesterase; the encoded protein is MDTAPDFDRLRQPQWTPFDAPSLVGKSLRFVSGDPQGNRFRLRYFRDEKNDLVALAWFGEETEGPPGHAHGGSMAAVLDEVLGLAAWAAGYPIVVGNLNVHFRRLLPLKLVARVETEIVSVKGRKVLVRGRLCDDAGNLYAEADCLCITILPG
- a CDS encoding small multi-drug export protein, coding for MNPSSPPTTDHNDSHHLFEDPRHRKFSFVWLLTLLGPFVLSAGLLILLYVTHGWAYVKNLLLTALAVFFFFGRFVILGGEAGGMDEATRFFTSGELALLVFYMDTMVACLLAFHIGFVFRLPYLGAKLRLLMDDGKFILAANPWMKRATFLGIVAFVTSPLAATGSVGGSIFGRLLGMSRLGTFLGAVTGSAIGCSIMYFGAALINRYLDRDNPWLTIAGILFVALVILLLNHRYRSMKAEWYANQDKNKKN
- a CDS encoding HD domain-containing protein; this translates as MTQVLALLDKYYPPEEPTHGILLAHSRAVAAMALRIACRLPQTVDLVFVEEAALLHDIGIRAVHAPEIGCRGTLPYLCHGVAGRKLLDAEGLPRHALVCERHIGVGLSAAEIRAQRLPLPARDMLPLSLEEEIVTYADLFFSKNPRKSPGPKTPEQVRKALLRHGAEKVAVFDAWHARFGL
- a CDS encoding PqqD family protein, with the translated sequence MTTKADCIARRKFIRNVGAGLAVATLTTPTLAEAAKKAAKMPAMDFEFAILDPIPLIPRERVYKASRKSVWLFKNAEAKEAGNGLELNSMAAMIAQMCDGTRNIDMIIEATAEIFYSDKASLRPRIVAFLQQLFEDGYLVFASAATIPQEKRVRGMTLLSRRDNSIKISAKNKSFNY
- a CDS encoding 4Fe-4S binding protein, which produces MNKNYHITEECTGCEACVPSCPIDVIYYDSQKSIYAIDEEQCMSCGSCVAECPVNAIIEPY
- a CDS encoding zinc metalloprotease HtpX; this encodes MNFFVRHALINRLHTLALLLFLGGYLALLGWLLWGKSGLIWLLLLGGLFALFSPAASPHLVMRLYRARPLGTGEAPQLYRLTHELSRRAGLATPPRLYYLPTAMVNAFAVGTRRHAALGLTSGLLGTLDRRELTGVLAHEISHIRNNDIRVMSLADMATRLTSILSTTGQILLLVYLPMFLFTDMRINWMVVWILLFAPQLSALTQLGLSRVREYQADLFAAELTGDPEGLARALIKLERSQRSLWQVLFPGYRIPEPSLLRTHPATEERVRRLMQLAHSSRSSVNEPFDEGADLWLEPVSPQRKLPRWHINGLWH
- a CDS encoding phosphate-starvation-inducible PsiE family protein, encoding MKKFISDEELKTIRMQWDIMTFYQRFEQIVALILSGVIAVVIIVSMMQLIRAVFTLLIQGALDPLDHNVFQTVFGMIMTLLIAMEFKHSIIRVALRHDSIIQVKTVILISLIALSRKFIILEPGAAPGKIAALSGAVLALGVVYWLMRERDQKREDALREQVAADSTRHT